From Triticum aestivum cultivar Chinese Spring chromosome 4A, IWGSC CS RefSeq v2.1, whole genome shotgun sequence, a single genomic window includes:
- the LOC123083897 gene encoding uncharacterized protein — translation MMTTCAFPSDLRGYHLDNNAPPPLLQQKQKNNPNDVAASSSSNPRPLINVTVSGTRLNARKEGTDILVDRNSEEPSPNATISSGGEERPAVKRKIEISLGESQCNLDELVDFMHELDDTGTDDNVIGSDLSFEDFDILEPSLNLPTPPTYLYSGVASQADISNISPISTHGDTEGASNLVSGEGIMTQISAPSMDISAITKPVLDAIDLLLQNAFEALDAPTLTDSQCHEIFQAVQSMLPVGDIVPQIAPVHAA, via the exons ATGATGACGACTTGTGCATTTCCATCCGACTTAAGAGGTTACCACTTGGATAACAATGCCCCGCCACCTTTGTTGCAACAG AAGCAGAAAAATAATCCAAATGATGTTGCTGCAAGTTCCTCTTCCAATCCCCGGCCACTTATAAACGTGACAGTATCAGGCACACGTTTAAATGCAAGGAAGGAGGGTACTGACATTTTGGTTGATAGGAACTCAGAGGAACCTAGTCCAAATGCAACAATCTCTTCCGGTGGGGAGGAAAGACCTGCTGTAAAAAGAAAGATTGAAATTTCTCTTGGAGAAAGCCAATGTAATCTTGACGAGTTGGTTGATTTTATGCATGAACTTGATGATACAGGGACTGATGATAATGTCATAGGTTCTGATCTATCGTTTGAGGATTTTGATATATTAGAACCCTCTCTTAATCTTCCAACTCCCCCTACGTATCTATACTCAGGCGTGGCCTCGCAGGCTGATATTTCAAACATTTCGCCTATCTCCACGCACG GTGATACGGAAGGAGCTTCTAATCTCGTCAGTGGCGAGGGAATAATGACACAGATTTCAGCGCCATCCATGGATATTTCCGCTATTACCAAGCCAGTTCTGGATGCTATCGATTTGTTGCTGCAGAATGCTTTTGAAGCTTTAGATGCCCCTACATTAACAGATTCTCAGTGCCATGAGATTTTCCAGGCAGTTCAGTCGATGCTCCCGGTTGGTGATATTGTTCCTCAAATTGCCCCTGTCCACGCGGCTTAG